A single region of the Parasphingorhabdus litoris DSM 22379 genome encodes:
- the mfd gene encoding transcription-repair coupling factor, translating into MSYLDKLLSADSGLTLAGATAGYRPYCLADIARRSGRRTVFIVTDDAAMSAVAQAARYFQPDLEVLEFPAWDCLPYDRASPALHTTSERLATLSRLAEPAPDGQLIITTANAVTQRVLEPARIKELVTRLAPGSIVEQEKLISFLYANGFVRVDTVADSGEFAARGGLIDLFPPGADMPLRIDLFGDEIETLRQFDPVDQRTIGKVDGFDLLPVSEVLLDETSITRFRTRYRELFGAVATSDPIYQSISEGRRLSGMEHWLPLIEERLASFFDYLSDDTIILRDTAVTAAADAQFAAIADYYKNRLEADKANLSSYRPLEPNMLYLEPNEWRTQQADSPIHIISEFDEPESATIVSLSISSPRDFSPERARNENIYKALAAHLNTLTKAGTTAIVASYSNGSRARLFDLLQDHGVNNAAICDDWKSCSEANASVALTVLPLASGFRSDNIALLTEQDIFGDRLVRKSKRRKSGDAFIEELSALSQGDLVVHLEHGIGLYEGIVSIPVGESPHDCVALKYAGGDKLFVPVENIDVLSRYGEGGDAVVLDRLGGEGWQRRKSKLKERIRAIAHELLKTAAARALKPATPARIEAGEMAGFVDRFPYQETDDQQLAIEEVLGDMASGKAMDRLVCGDVGFGKTEVAMRAAFAAAMAGMQVAIVAPTTLLARQHFSNFEERFRPFPVNLGRLSRLVPAAEAKRTKEGLANGKVDILIGTHALLAKSVEFQRLGLIIVDEEQKFGVTHKERLKAMKADVHVLTLTATPIPRTLQMAMTGLRELSVIQTPPVDRLAVRTYVMPWDPIPLREALLREHYRGGQSFIVVPRIADLPEIQEFLKEYAPEINFVVAHGQMPPAQVEERMSAFYDKKYDVLLATTIVESGLDIPSANTLIIHRADRFGLAQLYQLRGRVGRSKTRAYAYMITPKDRIITEKAEKRLKILGDLDSLGAGFELASHDLDIRGAGNLLGDEQSGHIREVGFELYQSMLEDAILEAKAKGAGLDASTESFSPQITVDAPILIPENYVPDLSLRMGLYRRMNGLENQSEIQAFAAEMIDRFGELPVETDNLLKLMEIKLNCVKAHIAKIEMGPRGALVSFHNDKFPNVPGLLAYADRLKGTAKIRPDNKLFIERRWRDPRSRLHGLTQLSTGLSKLAQQKSR; encoded by the coding sequence GTGTCATATTTAGACAAACTACTCTCTGCTGATAGCGGCTTGACCCTAGCTGGTGCCACAGCCGGTTATCGTCCCTATTGCCTCGCTGATATCGCGAGGCGATCGGGTCGGCGCACTGTATTTATTGTAACTGATGATGCGGCAATGAGCGCGGTAGCGCAAGCTGCTCGATATTTTCAACCTGACCTGGAAGTCTTAGAGTTTCCTGCATGGGATTGCCTGCCTTATGACCGGGCATCGCCCGCACTCCACACCACATCCGAACGGTTGGCAACTCTCTCTCGCTTGGCAGAGCCTGCGCCAGACGGACAACTGATCATAACGACAGCCAATGCAGTCACCCAGCGCGTACTGGAACCTGCGCGAATCAAGGAACTGGTTACGAGACTTGCGCCTGGTAGCATTGTCGAACAAGAGAAGTTGATCTCCTTTCTCTATGCCAATGGATTTGTTCGGGTTGATACAGTTGCCGACAGCGGCGAATTTGCAGCGCGTGGCGGGCTAATCGATCTTTTTCCACCGGGTGCGGATATGCCGCTTCGCATCGATCTTTTCGGTGACGAGATTGAGACGTTACGGCAATTTGATCCGGTGGATCAAAGAACGATCGGAAAGGTTGATGGGTTCGACCTTCTCCCGGTTTCCGAGGTTTTGCTGGATGAAACCAGCATCACGCGGTTTCGGACCCGTTATCGCGAGCTGTTCGGCGCCGTGGCCACCAGCGACCCCATATATCAATCGATTTCCGAGGGCCGAAGGCTATCCGGTATGGAGCATTGGCTTCCATTGATCGAGGAACGTTTGGCCAGTTTCTTCGATTATCTGTCGGATGACACGATCATCCTGCGTGATACCGCAGTAACAGCCGCGGCAGATGCGCAATTTGCTGCAATCGCAGATTACTATAAAAACCGTCTGGAAGCGGACAAAGCAAACTTGTCGAGCTACCGACCATTAGAGCCTAATATGCTCTATCTAGAACCAAATGAGTGGCGAACACAGCAGGCAGACAGCCCCATTCACATCATCAGTGAGTTTGATGAGCCAGAATCAGCTACAATAGTTTCGTTGTCGATATCATCCCCGCGCGATTTTTCGCCAGAACGCGCACGAAACGAGAATATCTACAAAGCCCTCGCAGCACATCTCAATACGCTTACCAAGGCAGGTACAACCGCGATTGTAGCAAGCTATAGCAATGGATCTCGAGCGAGGTTGTTTGATCTGCTGCAGGATCATGGCGTCAACAATGCCGCGATTTGCGACGATTGGAAATCTTGCAGTGAAGCAAATGCATCGGTTGCATTGACGGTTCTGCCATTGGCCTCAGGCTTCCGGTCAGACAATATTGCACTGCTTACCGAACAAGACATTTTCGGTGATCGGCTAGTACGCAAGTCAAAGCGGCGAAAAAGCGGCGATGCCTTCATTGAAGAACTGTCTGCGCTCAGTCAAGGCGACTTGGTGGTACATCTAGAGCATGGCATCGGACTCTATGAGGGCATCGTTTCGATACCGGTCGGAGAAAGCCCGCATGATTGTGTGGCATTAAAATATGCTGGCGGCGATAAACTCTTCGTTCCGGTTGAAAATATCGATGTACTTAGCCGTTACGGCGAAGGCGGCGATGCAGTTGTTCTGGATCGATTGGGCGGTGAAGGCTGGCAAAGGCGCAAGTCGAAACTCAAGGAGCGTATAAGAGCCATAGCGCATGAGCTTTTGAAAACAGCTGCTGCGAGAGCTCTCAAACCCGCAACACCGGCGCGGATCGAAGCAGGTGAAATGGCGGGTTTCGTTGATCGCTTTCCTTACCAGGAAACGGACGATCAACAGCTGGCAATTGAAGAAGTCCTCGGCGATATGGCCTCGGGTAAAGCCATGGATCGATTGGTCTGCGGCGACGTCGGGTTTGGCAAGACCGAAGTTGCCATGCGGGCGGCTTTTGCTGCAGCGATGGCAGGAATGCAGGTCGCTATTGTCGCTCCAACAACATTGTTGGCGCGGCAACATTTCAGCAATTTTGAGGAACGTTTTCGACCTTTTCCTGTAAATCTGGGCCGGCTATCACGTCTCGTACCCGCTGCCGAAGCCAAGAGAACCAAAGAAGGTCTTGCTAATGGCAAGGTCGACATCCTTATCGGGACTCACGCTCTTTTGGCCAAATCTGTCGAATTTCAGCGACTTGGTTTGATAATTGTTGATGAAGAACAGAAATTTGGTGTGACCCATAAAGAACGGCTCAAAGCGATGAAAGCCGATGTCCATGTCCTCACACTGACCGCGACTCCTATTCCGCGTACGTTACAAATGGCGATGACCGGTCTACGCGAACTGTCTGTCATTCAAACACCGCCAGTCGATCGCTTGGCCGTGCGCACTTATGTGATGCCATGGGATCCTATCCCCTTGCGCGAGGCGTTATTGCGCGAACATTATCGCGGCGGGCAAAGCTTCATCGTTGTTCCTCGCATTGCAGATCTGCCGGAAATACAAGAGTTCCTAAAAGAATATGCACCAGAAATAAACTTCGTCGTCGCTCACGGCCAAATGCCTCCTGCACAAGTAGAAGAACGCATGTCGGCATTTTATGACAAAAAATATGACGTTCTTTTGGCAACAACCATAGTGGAAAGCGGTCTGGATATTCCTAGCGCCAACACCCTGATCATTCATCGGGCCGACCGTTTCGGGCTGGCTCAGCTTTATCAACTGCGTGGTCGGGTCGGGCGATCCAAGACTCGTGCCTATGCTTATATGATCACACCGAAAGATCGAATAATCACAGAAAAGGCCGAAAAACGACTGAAGATATTAGGTGATTTGGATAGTCTTGGTGCCGGTTTTGAATTGGCGAGCCATGATTTGGATATAAGAGGTGCCGGCAATCTGCTTGGGGATGAGCAATCAGGTCATATCCGCGAAGTAGGCTTTGAACTCTATCAATCGATGCTGGAAGACGCCATTCTTGAAGCGAAGGCCAAAGGCGCCGGCTTGGATGCCAGCACCGAAAGCTTCTCGCCACAGATTACCGTCGATGCGCCGATCCTGATCCCCGAAAACTATGTCCCCGATCTATCGCTCCGCATGGGCCTCTATCGGCGTATGAATGGATTGGAAAATCAATCAGAAATTCAAGCTTTTGCAGCAGAAATGATCGATCGTTTCGGAGAATTGCCGGTCGAAACCGACAATCTGCTCAAGCTGATGGAAATCAAACTGAACTGCGTCAAAGCTCATATTGCCAAGATTGAAATGGGGCCACGGGGCGCGTTGGTTAGCTTTCACAATGACAAATTCCCGAATGTTCCGGGACTACTTGCCTATGCAGATCGCTTGAAAGGAACTGCTAAGATCAGGCCCGATAACAAGCTGTTTATTGAGCGACGTTGGCGTGATCCGCGATCACGCCTTCACGGCCTTACGCAGTTAAGCACAGGATTGTCGAAACTGGCGCAACAGAAATCGCGCTAG
- a CDS encoding putative bifunctional diguanylate cyclase/phosphodiesterase: MRNLFLLSFQYRDPLAARISAGGWHVSSARRKDRLKGRFLSSHALTALVDLREAVDEGLAAIAELANLDENRGIAILALADEGKESDIAAKCYDAGATHFLDISNPHANLEQAINFAYRYVENVLGAGEATDDFNMLLAQIGEQWSFSKSSLSQNWISENLKSAMPEVDFNAYPVTGIYRTMSDNERARVRGAMGRLRTGAKQAAVAYVRGGNKVIQHLHDSGKRIHGRLERVTENEKDLGWAGRDLASGLRNGSAAKNWMRSRFANGHSLGLIMFGIKNFATINAAYGRVIGDEIMRRIGQRLIAKTTDYSIEKCLVARMDGQNFVVAMTLDETDEDGVQSCISQAEKLLNQVFDPISVEARDIGLVARAGVAVSDGPVDETLLIRRATLALAEAMGSDALPLKISSSSDNNILVEQQLEAELLHAIERGDITIALQPQIKVATGQLTGAEALARWNHPKLGFLGAATLFSVAERANLLDLLSSHIHKLALKTAAHWPESLSFLRLSINVTAGDLANVEFVTDMMQKIEKAGFDPMRTTLEITESALIDDITRAAERLAELRAQGLQIAIDDFGTGYSSLSYLKNLPLDYLKIDSGLTGDISGSPKDQVVVKSIIDMAHSLDLSVIAEGVETEAQLTTLAEQGCEYFQGFLRSGPISAEEFEIYALRSD, from the coding sequence ATGAGAAACCTGTTTCTGTTGTCCTTCCAATACCGGGATCCTCTGGCCGCGAGGATTTCTGCCGGTGGTTGGCACGTAAGCTCGGCTCGGCGCAAAGATCGCCTAAAAGGGCGTTTCCTGTCATCCCATGCCCTGACCGCGCTGGTTGATTTGCGCGAAGCCGTCGATGAAGGATTGGCCGCGATTGCTGAGCTGGCAAATTTGGACGAAAATCGCGGGATTGCTATTCTTGCTCTGGCAGATGAAGGCAAGGAAAGTGATATTGCAGCAAAGTGCTACGATGCCGGTGCCACTCATTTTCTGGATATATCCAATCCTCATGCGAATCTCGAACAGGCGATAAATTTTGCCTATAGATATGTGGAAAATGTGCTCGGGGCTGGGGAAGCAACTGATGATTTCAATATGTTGCTCGCGCAAATTGGCGAGCAATGGTCATTTTCCAAGTCCAGCCTCAGTCAGAATTGGATCAGCGAGAATCTGAAGTCAGCAATGCCAGAAGTTGATTTCAATGCATATCCAGTGACCGGCATATACCGAACAATGTCAGATAATGAACGCGCACGTGTTCGAGGAGCTATGGGGCGACTACGCACTGGAGCGAAACAGGCGGCAGTCGCTTATGTGCGGGGCGGGAACAAAGTCATCCAACATCTACATGATTCCGGCAAGCGGATTCATGGTCGTCTGGAACGGGTGACCGAAAATGAAAAAGACCTGGGTTGGGCGGGACGCGATTTAGCATCCGGTCTGCGAAACGGTTCTGCGGCGAAAAACTGGATGCGCAGTCGTTTTGCGAACGGACATAGTCTTGGTTTAATTATGTTCGGCATAAAGAATTTTGCTACAATAAACGCAGCATATGGACGCGTCATCGGTGACGAGATCATGCGCCGCATCGGTCAGCGATTGATTGCGAAAACAACAGACTATTCGATCGAAAAATGTCTCGTTGCAAGGATGGATGGACAGAATTTTGTTGTGGCGATGACATTGGATGAGACAGATGAAGATGGTGTCCAAAGCTGCATCAGCCAAGCCGAAAAACTACTCAACCAGGTTTTTGATCCGATTTCTGTTGAAGCACGCGATATCGGACTGGTCGCCCGGGCAGGCGTGGCCGTTTCGGACGGACCGGTTGATGAGACCTTACTGATCAGGCGGGCAACCCTAGCTTTGGCGGAGGCCATGGGCTCGGATGCTTTGCCTTTGAAGATCAGCAGCTCTTCAGACAATAATATCCTTGTGGAACAGCAACTAGAAGCTGAGTTACTTCATGCAATAGAGCGTGGTGACATTACAATCGCACTGCAACCGCAGATAAAAGTAGCAACTGGACAATTGACCGGTGCGGAAGCCTTGGCGCGTTGGAATCATCCGAAACTCGGCTTTCTGGGGGCCGCGACATTGTTTTCGGTCGCAGAGCGCGCAAATTTATTGGATTTACTATCTTCGCATATCCACAAACTGGCTCTCAAAACAGCCGCGCATTGGCCTGAAAGTCTTTCATTCTTGCGCCTCTCGATCAACGTTACTGCTGGAGATCTCGCTAATGTCGAGTTTGTGACGGATATGATGCAGAAAATAGAAAAGGCCGGTTTTGACCCCATGCGCACAACGTTGGAGATAACCGAAAGCGCGCTGATCGATGATATTACAAGGGCCGCTGAGCGTCTTGCGGAGTTAAGAGCGCAAGGATTACAAATTGCGATAGATGATTTCGGAACAGGCTATAGCAGCCTTTCTTATCTGAAGAACTTACCGCTCGACTATCTCAAGATTGATAGCGGTTTGACAGGAGATATTAGTGGCTCCCCAAAGGATCAGGTGGTGGTAAAATCAATCATTGATATGGCCCATAGCCTGGATTTGTCGGTGATTGCTGAAGGTGTCGAAACAGAAGCGCAACTGACGACTCTTGCAGAGCAGGGGTGCGAATATTTTCAAGGTTTTTTGCGCTCTGGCCCAATTTCTGCGGAAGAATTTGAAATATATGCATTGCGAAGTGACTGA
- the moaA gene encoding GTP 3',8-cyclase MoaA, whose amino-acid sequence MAMQDGFGRKIDYLRISVTDRCNFRCQYCMSEKMTFMPKSELLTLEEITLIAERFIGHGVKKIRLTGGEPLVRRDMSEVIQRLGRKVKSGELEELTLTTNGALLSEYADHLAKHNVKRINVSMDTLNPADFAEITRGGKVEQVLAGIDAAKQVGIQIKINMVALRGFNQDALLPMAEYCARNGHDLTIIETMPLGDVGADRKLEHIPTEEFIAPLLGQYSSNPISHRSAGPARYLAIEPLGLRLGLITPLSQNFCDNCNRLRLTTDGKIFMCLGHNAHVDLRAAVRNEGIEAVDRLLQKALKLKPLRHEFNAQLDGSAEILERHMNVTGG is encoded by the coding sequence ATGGCGATGCAAGACGGATTTGGCCGCAAAATTGACTATCTGCGAATCTCGGTCACCGACCGATGCAATTTTCGCTGCCAATATTGTATGTCAGAGAAAATGACTTTCATGCCCAAATCTGAACTGCTCACATTGGAAGAAATCACGCTTATTGCCGAACGTTTTATCGGTCATGGGGTCAAGAAAATCCGACTTACCGGGGGCGAGCCTTTGGTCAGACGGGATATGAGTGAAGTGATCCAACGCCTTGGGCGTAAAGTTAAATCTGGTGAGCTTGAAGAACTCACACTGACAACCAACGGAGCATTATTGAGTGAATATGCCGATCATTTGGCGAAGCACAATGTAAAGCGCATAAACGTGAGCATGGATACTCTGAATCCGGCGGATTTCGCAGAGATAACCCGCGGCGGAAAAGTGGAGCAGGTTTTAGCTGGCATTGACGCCGCAAAGCAGGTTGGAATTCAGATCAAGATCAATATGGTGGCCCTGAGAGGGTTTAATCAGGACGCCTTGTTACCAATGGCAGAATATTGCGCCAGAAACGGGCATGATCTGACAATTATTGAAACGATGCCGCTCGGCGATGTTGGAGCAGATAGAAAACTCGAGCATATCCCGACCGAAGAATTTATCGCTCCATTATTGGGCCAATATTCGTCTAATCCAATTTCCCATAGAAGCGCAGGTCCGGCGCGCTATCTTGCGATTGAGCCATTGGGGCTGCGACTTGGTCTGATTACACCGCTCAGCCAAAATTTCTGCGATAATTGCAATCGGTTGCGGCTGACAACCGATGGCAAAATATTTATGTGCCTTGGTCATAACGCACATGTTGATTTACGCGCCGCGGTGCGCAATGAAGGTATCGAGGCTGTCGATCGGTTGCTTCAAAAGGCTTTGAAGCTCAAACCGTTACGACATGAATTTAATGCGCAGCTAGACGGGTCCGCAGAGATATTGGAGCGTCACATGAACGTCACGGGCGGATGA
- a CDS encoding NAD kinase produces MSESKWALVVSPTPQAQEAGEKLQPLMDWVPIEEADKAVVLGGDGFMLQTLHQMLNRRKIMPVYGMNLGTVGFLMNNWHEDDLVRRIEGARPFKVRPLKMEVETISGASFVLPAINEVSLLRETRQTAKLEIQVNNRIMLEELVCDGILIATPAGSTAYNLSANGPILPLGSNLLALTPISPFRPRRWKGAILPDKMPISIKVLNAEKRPVSAVGDQQEVRDVAQVTISIDRNQTLTMLFDPEHALDDRIAMEQFVV; encoded by the coding sequence ATGAGCGAATCAAAATGGGCACTGGTCGTGTCCCCTACCCCGCAGGCACAGGAAGCGGGAGAGAAGCTCCAGCCCTTGATGGACTGGGTTCCCATTGAAGAAGCGGACAAGGCCGTCGTTCTGGGCGGTGATGGCTTCATGCTGCAAACATTGCATCAAATGCTCAACCGGCGAAAAATCATGCCGGTTTATGGCATGAACCTCGGCACCGTCGGTTTTCTGATGAACAACTGGCACGAGGATGATCTTGTCAGGCGTATCGAGGGCGCGCGACCGTTCAAGGTTCGTCCGCTAAAAATGGAAGTGGAAACAATCTCTGGTGCCAGTTTTGTGTTGCCGGCAATAAACGAGGTTTCCCTGCTGAGGGAAACAAGACAAACCGCTAAACTGGAAATTCAGGTCAATAACCGAATCATGCTCGAAGAACTGGTTTGCGATGGCATATTGATCGCGACACCAGCAGGATCGACCGCCTATAATCTTTCAGCTAACGGACCAATATTGCCGCTGGGATCAAATTTACTGGCTCTCACACCCATCAGTCCGTTCCGACCCCGGCGTTGGAAGGGGGCTATATTGCCAGACAAAATGCCGATCAGCATTAAGGTGTTGAATGCCGAAAAACGGCCTGTAAGTGCGGTTGGTGACCAACAAGAGGTCCGTGATGTTGCCCAGGTGACCATCTCGATAGACCGCAATCAGACCCTGACCATGTTGTTTGATCCAGAGCATGCTTTGGACGATCGGATCGCAATGGAACAATTTGTTGTTTGA
- a CDS encoding hydantoinase B/oxoprolinase family protein: protein MARAKTTLKVIEHDPITIEIIQSSLRAITDEMFATMRKTAMSSIIYEVLDFGVAMMDAEGELASSGSGIPSFVGMLAPGIKSVMQKFAEPGDIKPGDVFATNIPHHGGVSHLNDVVLMQPVFSKGQIISWLANKAHWVDVGGTFPGSISVDALDIYQEGLQLPCIKVIEEGKENQSVIDILAGNSRVPDITVGDFWAGIASMRSGEKRLQALIKKYGDETVRVAIAEYIALGEVMARNGLKKLPKGVYSATEKLEDGRLVRAVVAITEDAFTVDLRGNPKQGGNALNSSKDATIVDAQMIFKAITDPQSFANAGSFRPVEVLTDEGSIFDAQYPAATSVYYETGMILFDLIWKALAPSMEQHLTAGHYGSICGTFLGGKHPDTGKEHSIVEPQLGGWGASLDSDGVNALYTGQHGETFNVPVEVAEQRNGLMIDRLSLNDAPGGEGQYIGGKGINLDYRIIGEDWWISMVYVRSKNGPWALNGGLQGSTNYINVVRKDGKEERYSSCTALRLEKGDVVQVVTANGGGYGPPRKRRQESVLSDLRNGYITAATARDIYGIEA, encoded by the coding sequence ATGGCCAGGGCAAAAACAACACTGAAAGTGATTGAACATGACCCTATAACGATAGAGATTATACAAAGTTCGCTGCGTGCTATTACCGATGAAATGTTTGCAACCATGCGCAAGACAGCGATGAGTTCAATCATCTATGAAGTACTCGATTTTGGCGTTGCGATGATGGATGCTGAGGGTGAACTGGCGAGTTCGGGTTCTGGAATTCCTAGCTTTGTAGGCATGCTGGCACCAGGCATTAAATCGGTCATGCAGAAATTTGCGGAGCCTGGTGATATTAAACCAGGTGACGTCTTTGCTACTAACATTCCGCATCATGGTGGCGTTAGCCATTTGAATGACGTCGTGCTGATGCAGCCTGTGTTCTCCAAGGGGCAAATCATAAGCTGGCTCGCCAACAAGGCCCATTGGGTAGACGTAGGAGGAACTTTTCCTGGCAGTATCAGTGTGGATGCGCTGGATATATATCAGGAAGGTCTTCAGTTACCGTGCATTAAAGTTATTGAAGAAGGAAAAGAGAATCAATCAGTTATAGATATTCTGGCAGGCAACTCACGTGTGCCGGATATCACCGTCGGTGATTTCTGGGCAGGCATTGCATCCATGCGTTCAGGTGAAAAGCGTTTGCAGGCGCTCATCAAGAAATATGGGGATGAAACGGTGCGTGTCGCGATCGCTGAATATATAGCACTGGGCGAAGTCATGGCCCGCAATGGGCTTAAAAAGCTTCCGAAGGGCGTCTACTCAGCGACTGAGAAACTGGAGGATGGCCGTCTTGTGAGGGCAGTTGTGGCAATCACTGAAGATGCCTTTACCGTTGATTTACGCGGCAATCCAAAACAGGGGGGAAATGCGCTTAACTCGTCTAAAGATGCCACTATTGTGGATGCTCAAATGATCTTTAAAGCAATAACTGATCCTCAGTCTTTTGCTAATGCAGGATCTTTTCGACCAGTTGAGGTTTTGACTGACGAAGGATCAATTTTTGACGCACAATATCCGGCCGCTACGAGTGTGTATTATGAAACAGGTATGATTTTGTTTGATCTTATCTGGAAAGCGTTGGCTCCATCCATGGAGCAGCATCTGACCGCAGGCCATTATGGATCGATCTGCGGAACATTCTTGGGAGGCAAACACCCCGATACGGGAAAGGAACATTCAATAGTCGAACCGCAACTGGGAGGTTGGGGAGCAAGCCTAGATAGTGACGGCGTTAATGCGCTTTACACCGGTCAGCACGGTGAAACCTTTAATGTGCCTGTCGAAGTTGCTGAACAGCGCAACGGTCTAATGATCGATCGACTATCCCTGAATGATGCGCCGGGTGGCGAAGGTCAATATATCGGCGGAAAGGGAATAAATCTTGACTACCGCATCATTGGCGAAGATTGGTGGATATCAATGGTTTATGTGCGCTCTAAAAATGGTCCATGGGCTCTAAATGGTGGGCTGCAGGGCAGCACGAACTATATCAATGTTGTTCGCAAAGATGGTAAAGAAGAACGCTACTCATCTTGCACGGCTTTGCGGCTTGAAAAAGGCGATGTTGTGCAGGTGGTTACGGCCAATGGTGGTGGTTATGGCCCGCCAAGAAAACGTCGGCAAGAAAGCGTTTTGTCCGACTTAAGAAATGGCTACATTACAGCAGCAACGGCGCGTGATATCTACGGTATCGAAGCCTGA
- a CDS encoding hydantoinase/oxoprolinase family protein — protein sequence MKIRAASDVGGTFTDLVYCEVNDQTGAIESIQTKKGHTTPPNFEEGVLDTLKNANISFAEMVFFAHGSTVVINALTERKGVKTGLIMTRGFRDILEIARGNRPDFFNLRYQKPEPFIPRYLRREITERLDYKGKVIKGLALEELPPILTDFKEEGVEAIAVCLLHSYANPDHEQALAAEIKSLWPDVAIIASHHVSREWREYERSNTAALCAYVQPIAEKYLSNMEDALHDNGFDGSFYVMRSNGGIDTVKSVKKISITAVESGPASGVLGAAALGKLLDIQNIIAFDVGGTTAKCSLIDNGRVSVTSQYMIEKTTMSAGYPIMTPVVDIVEIGNGGGSIAWIDNYDKMHVGPQSAGALPGPVAYGKGGSEPTTTDANLMLNRINPDYFIGGEIQADMKKVYAAFEKLGDRIDLPPRDAARGVVRIANHNMANALKLVSTNRGYDPRDFTMVAFGGGGAMHAAALAKELNIPKVIVPAHSAVFSAWGMLLSDLRRDYVRTSPMPLDILKAAAMSKAFVEMENESLASFTEEGFSNDDIYFERFLDMRYEGQEHSVRVPITSSQFAEESIDLLRRDFGDAYEREYTYRLDNDVEIVSFHLAAYATIEKPELSAIAENMDIKGAIKEMRDVDFDEAGIVKTVIYNREKLGAGANIKGPAVIEESGTTTVIFPDQSATVDQYGNLHITI from the coding sequence ATGAAGATTAGAGCAGCTTCCGACGTAGGAGGGACTTTTACCGATTTGGTTTATTGCGAAGTCAATGACCAAACCGGTGCCATTGAGTCAATCCAAACTAAAAAGGGTCATACTACCCCGCCAAATTTTGAAGAAGGCGTTCTTGATACGCTGAAAAATGCGAATATCTCCTTTGCAGAAATGGTATTTTTTGCTCATGGGTCAACTGTTGTCATTAATGCGTTGACCGAACGCAAAGGTGTGAAAACCGGGCTGATAATGACGCGTGGTTTTCGTGATATCTTGGAAATAGCACGCGGTAATAGGCCTGATTTTTTCAACCTACGCTATCAAAAACCCGAACCTTTCATTCCGCGTTATCTGCGCCGAGAAATTACAGAACGATTGGACTATAAAGGCAAGGTAATCAAAGGTCTGGCTTTGGAAGAGCTGCCCCCCATACTGACTGATTTTAAGGAGGAAGGGGTGGAGGCAATTGCGGTTTGCTTGCTTCATTCCTACGCGAACCCCGATCATGAACAAGCACTGGCAGCAGAGATTAAATCACTCTGGCCTGACGTTGCGATTATTGCCTCACATCACGTGTCGCGCGAATGGCGGGAGTATGAAAGAAGTAACACAGCTGCTCTGTGTGCATATGTACAACCCATAGCCGAAAAATACCTCTCCAATATGGAGGATGCGCTGCATGATAATGGCTTTGATGGTTCGTTTTATGTCATGCGCTCCAATGGCGGTATCGATACGGTAAAGTCCGTCAAGAAAATTTCAATCACGGCAGTGGAGTCTGGTCCAGCTAGCGGTGTGTTGGGTGCGGCAGCGCTCGGCAAGCTATTGGATATCCAGAATATCATTGCCTTTGATGTTGGCGGGACGACAGCGAAATGTTCACTCATTGACAATGGCCGCGTTTCAGTAACCAGCCAATATATGATCGAGAAAACCACGATGTCTGCAGGCTATCCGATTATGACGCCGGTGGTTGATATTGTCGAGATCGGCAACGGTGGTGGCTCAATTGCTTGGATCGACAATTATGACAAAATGCATGTCGGACCACAGAGCGCAGGCGCACTGCCTGGGCCCGTGGCTTATGGCAAAGGAGGAAGCGAGCCGACGACCACCGATGCCAACTTGATGCTAAACCGTATCAATCCGGACTATTTCATTGGCGGAGAAATTCAGGCGGATATGAAAAAAGTCTATGCAGCATTTGAAAAATTGGGTGACAGGATCGATTTGCCCCCCCGGGATGCTGCGCGCGGCGTTGTTCGCATTGCCAATCACAATATGGCTAATGCACTGAAATTGGTTTCAACCAACCGCGGTTATGATCCGCGCGATTTCACCATGGTCGCTTTTGGCGGTGGCGGTGCAATGCACGCTGCCGCGTTGGCCAAGGAACTGAATATTCCAAAAGTCATCGTACCTGCGCATTCTGCGGTCTTTTCTGCTTGGGGAATGCTGTTATCCGATCTGCGTCGCGACTATGTGCGAACCAGCCCGATGCCGCTCGATATACTGAAGGCTGCTGCTATGAGTAAGGCCTTTGTGGAAATGGAAAATGAGTCCTTGGCTTCCTTCACTGAAGAAGGTTTCAGCAATGATGACATCTATTTCGAACGTTTTCTAGATATGCGCTACGAAGGACAGGAACACTCTGTCCGCGTACCAATCACATCTTCGCAATTCGCCGAAGAGAGTATAGATTTATTACGTCGCGATTTTGGTGATGCCTATGAACGTGAATATACATATCGACTGGACAATGATGTCGAGATTGTGAGTTTTCATCTTGCTGCCTATGCGACGATCGAAAAGCCTGAGCTCTCCGCGATCGCCGAGAATATGGATATCAAGGGTGCTATCAAAGAGATGAGGGATGTTGACTTTGATGAGGCGGGAATTGTCAAGACTGTGATCTATAATCGCGAAAAATTGGGCGCGGGAGCAAATATCAAAGGTCCGGCCGTGATCGAAGAGTCAGGTACTACGACGGTCATTTTTCCCGACCAATCAGCAACGGTTGATCAATATGGTAACTTGCATATTACAATATAG